The following are encoded in a window of Penaeus vannamei isolate JL-2024 chromosome 17, ASM4276789v1, whole genome shotgun sequence genomic DNA:
- the LOC138864644 gene encoding nascent polypeptide-associated complex subunit alpha, muscle-specific form-like has protein sequence MCDATLPSPTSPSTSFPLPSFSPVLSDLSRADNRLLDTLVPYNSTVKYDFTSLSTNTEFYSSYSHRNLTDTHCPDPRVSDTSDLFKDVFYLNNPLRLPCIACLCTISVLLVPYVVLLIVILLPFRCYTSATTGHSITGKAATPPAPASDKVTTGPPDASATTGHSITGKAATPLAPASDKVTTGPPDASATTGHSITGKAATPPAPANDKVTTGPPDASATTGHSITGKAATPPAPASDKVTTGPPDASATTGHSITGKAATPPAPASDKVTTGPPDASATTATPSGSTQPKVTPTPSYKNLTPSTAASERTSLGNHSHVWDCWRPTYGCIVQGRGRLLIRTPVHISRLVVSLTPEDELPSAPPHVSETIGVSRSVVSLKPEDGLPSVPSRVTVICYDSAVDIRVKPEDGLPSEILRASEVAVLDLPTPTRATSVTHALGLPTPAAPVASHTLSIVLPSVETEIVLLHRLTPSSYDNSLCLHRHILSPSASPTSDTLWHPSTFHKTVYKAGSPASDRETATTPLYRLNLCPSSVPAS, from the exons ATGTGTGACGCCAcacttccctcacccacctccccttccacatcGTTCCCTCTCCCCAGTTTTTCCCCAGTGTTGTCTGACCTTTCCCGCGCAGATAATAGACTTCTCGACACCTTAGTACCTTATAACTCCACAGTGAAATATGACTTCACATCATTGTCCACTAACACGGAATTTTATTCTTCCTACTCACATCGGAACTTGACCGACACTCATTGCCCTGACCCCAGAGTTTCTGACACTAGTGACTTGTTCAAGGACGTTTTCTACCTCAATAACCCTCTCAG ACTGCCGTGCATAGCTTGTTTGTGTACGATTTCAGTCCTCCTAGTACCGTATGTTGTCCTTCTCATCGTCATTCTGTTGCCTTTTCGTTGCTATACAAGCGCCACTACCGGCCACTCAATCACAGGTAAAGCCGCGACCCCCCcagctcccgccagcgacaaggtcaccaccggtcccccggacgcaagcgccactaccggccactcaatcacaggtaaagccgcgacccccctagctcccgccagcgacaaggtcACCACCGGTCCCCCGGACGCAAGCGCCACTACCGGCCACTCAATCACAGGTAAAGCCGCGACCCCCCCAGCTCCCGCCAACGACAAGGTCACCACCGGTCCCCCGGACGCAAGCGCCACTACCGGCCACTCAATCACAGGTAAAGCCGCGACCCCCCcagctcccgccagcgacaaggtcaccaccggtcccccggacgcaagcgccactaccggccactcaatcacaggtaaagccgcgacccccccagctcccgccagcgacaaggtcACCACCGGTCCCCCGGACGCAAGCGCCACTACCGCTACTCCATCGGGCTCCACACAGCCGAAGGTCACACCCACACCAAGTTACAAGAACCTCACCCCATCAACGGCCGCCTCAGAACGCACTTCCCTCGGTAATCACTCGCACGTTTGGGACTGTTGGCGTCCCACCTATGGTTGCATCGTTCAAGGCCGAGGCCGACTCCTTATCCGCACTCCCGTGCATATCTCCCGTTTGGTTGTTTCCCTCACACCTGAAGACGAGCTTCCCTCAGCACCCCCGCACGTATCCGAGACTATTGGTGTCTCCCGTTCGGTTGTTTCTCTTAAACCTGAGGATGGACTTCCCTCAGTACCCTCCCGCGTAACCGTGATTTGCTATGATTCCGCCGTGGACATTCGTGTAAAACCTGAGGACGGACTTCCCTCAGAAATTCTTCGCGCATCCGAA GTAGCTGTGCTCGACCTTCCCACGCCTACTCGTGCCACCTCTGTTACACATGCCCTTGGCCTGCCGACACCTGCAGCACCGGTTGCTTCGCATACACTGTCGATCGTTTTACCTTCGGTAGAGACTGAGATTGTACTCCTGCACCgc CTCACACCTTCCTCCTATGACAACTCACTCTGTTTACAccgtcacatcctctccccttccgcctctcccacctCTGACACGTTATGGCACCCCTCCACATTCCACAAGACCGTGTATAAAGCTGGGTCGCCTGCGAGCGACAGGGAGACAGCCACTACCCCACTGTACAGGTTAAACCTCTGCCCATCCTCTGTACCAGCCTCCTGA